The Pseudopipra pipra isolate bDixPip1 chromosome 6, bDixPip1.hap1, whole genome shotgun sequence genome includes a region encoding these proteins:
- the CHURC1 gene encoding protein Churchill, which translates to MCGGCVGTEYPERGTTCLEGGSFLLNFVGCAQCGRRDFVLVANRAAGLHGGEEIVTYDHLCKNCHHLIARHEYTFSVVDDYQEYTMLCLLCGRAEDSISILPDDPRQMTPLF; encoded by the exons ATGTGCGGTGGCTGTGTGGGCACCGAGTACCCGGAGCGG GGTACCACCTGCCTGGAGGGCGGCTCCTTCCTCCTGAACTTCGTGGGCTGCGCGCAGTGCGGCCGCCGGGACTTCGTGCTGGTCGCGAACCGGGCCGCGGGCCTGCACGGCGGGGAGGAGATCGTCACCTATGACC ACCTGTGCAAGAACTGCCACCACCTGATCGCGCGCCACGAGTACACCTTCAGCGTGGTGGACGACTACCAG GAATACACCATGCTGTGCCTGCTCTGCGGCCGTGCCGAGGATTCCATCAGCATCCTGCCCGACGACCCTCGCCAGATGACCCCGCTCTTCTGA
- the GPX2 gene encoding glutathione peroxidase 2, with protein sequence MTVPIAKSFYDLSATSLQGEKVDFGVFRGRVVLIENVASLUGTTVRDYTQLNQLQARYPRRLVVLGFPCNQFGYQENGTNEEILNTLKHVRPGGGFEPNFTLFQKCQVNGSDTHPVFAYLKAHLPAPADEAAHLMAEPRFVTWSPVRRSDISWNFEKFLVGPEGEPFRRYSPRVPTAQLEPDIQRLLKLAK encoded by the exons ATGACCGTCCCCATCGCCAAGTCCTTCTACGACCTGAGCGCCACCTCCCTGCAGGGGGAAAAGGTGGATTTCGGCGTTTTCCGGGGCCGCGTGGTCCTGATTGAGAACGTGGCGTCGCTCTGAGGCACCACGGTGCGGGATTACACCCAGCTCAACCAGCTCCAAGCCCGCTACCCCCGGCGGCTGGTCGTGCTGGGCTTCCCCTGTAACCAGTTTGGCTACCAG GAGAACGGCACCAACGAGGAGATCCTCAACACCCTGAAGCACGTGCGGCCCGGGGGCGGCTTCGAGCCCAACTTCACCCTGTTCCAGAAGTGCCAGGTGAACGGCAGCGACACCCACCCCGTGTTCGCCTACCTCAAGGCTCACCTGCCCGCGCCGGCCGACGAGGCTGCACACCTGATGGCTGAGCCCCGCTTCGTCACCTGGAGCCCCGTGCGGCGCTCCGACATCTCCTGGAATTTCGAGAAGTTCCTGGTGGGGCCCGAGGGGGAGCCGTTCCGGCGCTACAGCCCCCGCGTGCCCACGGCCCAGCTGGAGCCCGACATCCAGCGCCTCCTCAAGCTGGCCAAGTAA
- the RAB15 gene encoding ras-related protein Rab-15 isoform X3 yields MAKQYDVLFRLLLLGDSGVGKTCLLCRFTDNQFHPAHISTIGVDFKMKTIEVDGIKVRIQIWDTAGQERYQTITKQYYRRAQGIFLVYDISSERSYQHIVKWASDVDEYAPDGVQKILIGNKADEEHKRQVPKEQGLQLAREYGMDFYETSACSNLNIKESFTRLTELVLQAHRKELEELRGPPRTPTLARLEEEEQQPLQGEDTPKTCWC; encoded by the exons ATGGCCAAGCAGTACGACGTGCTGTTccggctgctgctgctcgggGACTCGGGCGTGGGCAAGACCTGCCTGCTCTGCCGGTTCACCGACAACCAGTTCCACCCCGCCCACATCTCCACCATCG GTGTCGACTTCAAGATGAAGACGATCGAGGTGGACGGGATCAAGGTGCGGATACAGATCTG GGACACGGCCGGCCAGGAGCGGTACCAGACCATCACCAAGCAGTACTACCGGCGGGCACAG GGCATCTTCCTGGTGTATGACATCAGCAGCGAGCGCTCCTACCAGCACATCGTGAAGTGGGCCAGCGACGTGGATGAG TACGCGCCCGACGGCGTCCAGAAAATCCTCATCGGGAACAAAGCGGACGAGGAGCACAAGAGGCAAGTGCCCAAAGAGCAAGGGCTGCAG TTGGCCAGGGAATACGGGATGGATTTCTACGAGACCAGTGCCTGCAGCAACCTCAACATCAAGGAG TCCTTCACGCGGCTGAcggagctggtgctgcaggcGCACCgcaaggagctggaggagctgcggGGACCCCCCCGCACCCCCACCCTGGCccggctggaggaggaggagcagcaacCTCTGCAGGGCGAGGACACCCCCAAGACCTGCTGGTGTTGA
- the RAB15 gene encoding ras-related protein Rab-15 isoform X5, which produces MGTGEPGTLGISGTGESGAACSREPGAVGSHSTRKPQHWGTGSIGITYLAPPARPGTRCVDFKMKTIEVDGIKVRIQIWDTAGQERYQTITKQYYRRAQGIFLVYDISSERSYQHIVKWASDVDEYAPDGVQKILIGNKADEEHKRQVPKEQGLQLAREYGMDFYETSACSNLNIKESFTRLTELVLQAHRKELEELRGPPRTPTLARLEEEEQQPLQGEDTPKTCWC; this is translated from the exons ATGGGCACGGGGGAACCGGGAACACTGGGCATCTCTGGCACGGGGGAATCGGGAGCAGCATGCAGCCGGGAACCGGGAGCAgtgggcagccacagcaccaGGAAGCCGCAGCACTGGGGAACCGGGAGCATCGGGATCACCTACCTGGCACCTCCTGCCAGGCCTGGCACCCGGT GTGTCGACTTCAAGATGAAGACGATCGAGGTGGACGGGATCAAGGTGCGGATACAGATCTG GGACACGGCCGGCCAGGAGCGGTACCAGACCATCACCAAGCAGTACTACCGGCGGGCACAG GGCATCTTCCTGGTGTATGACATCAGCAGCGAGCGCTCCTACCAGCACATCGTGAAGTGGGCCAGCGACGTGGATGAG TACGCGCCCGACGGCGTCCAGAAAATCCTCATCGGGAACAAAGCGGACGAGGAGCACAAGAGGCAAGTGCCCAAAGAGCAAGGGCTGCAG TTGGCCAGGGAATACGGGATGGATTTCTACGAGACCAGTGCCTGCAGCAACCTCAACATCAAGGAG TCCTTCACGCGGCTGAcggagctggtgctgcaggcGCACCgcaaggagctggaggagctgcggGGACCCCCCCGCACCCCCACCCTGGCccggctggaggaggaggagcagcaacCTCTGCAGGGCGAGGACACCCCCAAGACCTGCTGGTGTTGA
- the RAB15 gene encoding ras-related protein Rab-15 isoform X4, producing the protein MQPGTGSSGQPQHQEAAALGNREHRDHLPGTSCQAWHPVWAPAPGHGGAWGGPGGNRSAPGDSSSSGGEHRDTPIPSPVPVPGVDFKMKTIEVDGIKVRIQIWDTAGQERYQTITKQYYRRAQGIFLVYDISSERSYQHIVKWASDVDEYAPDGVQKILIGNKADEEHKRQVPKEQGLQLAREYGMDFYETSACSNLNIKESFTRLTELVLQAHRKELEELRGPPRTPTLARLEEEEQQPLQGEDTPKTCWC; encoded by the exons ATGCAGCCGGGAACCGGGAGCAgtgggcagccacagcaccaGGAAGCCGCAGCACTGGGGAACCGGGAGCATCGGGATCACCTACCTGGCACCTCCTGCCAGGCCTGGCACCCGGTGTGGGCACCAGCACCGGGCCACGGCGGGGCTTGGGGTGGGCCAGGAGGGAACCGGAGCGCCCCCGGTGACAGCAGCTCCAGCGGTGGGGAACACCGGGACACCCCCATCCCCTCTCCCGTCCCCGTCCCAGGTGTCGACTTCAAGATGAAGACGATCGAGGTGGACGGGATCAAGGTGCGGATACAGATCTG GGACACGGCCGGCCAGGAGCGGTACCAGACCATCACCAAGCAGTACTACCGGCGGGCACAG GGCATCTTCCTGGTGTATGACATCAGCAGCGAGCGCTCCTACCAGCACATCGTGAAGTGGGCCAGCGACGTGGATGAG TACGCGCCCGACGGCGTCCAGAAAATCCTCATCGGGAACAAAGCGGACGAGGAGCACAAGAGGCAAGTGCCCAAAGAGCAAGGGCTGCAG TTGGCCAGGGAATACGGGATGGATTTCTACGAGACCAGTGCCTGCAGCAACCTCAACATCAAGGAG TCCTTCACGCGGCTGAcggagctggtgctgcaggcGCACCgcaaggagctggaggagctgcggGGACCCCCCCGCACCCCCACCCTGGCccggctggaggaggaggagcagcaacCTCTGCAGGGCGAGGACACCCCCAAGACCTGCTGGTGTTGA
- the RAB15 gene encoding ras-related protein Rab-15 isoform X1 codes for MKTIEVDGIKVRIQIWDTAGQERYQTITKQYYRRAQGIFLVYDISSERSYQHIVKWASDVDEYAPDGVQKILIGNKADEEHKRQVPKEQGLQLAREYGMDFYETSACSNLNIKESFTRLTELVLQAHRKELEELRGPPRTPTLARLEEEEQQPLQGEDTPKTCWC; via the exons ATGAAGACGATCGAGGTGGACGGGATCAAGGTGCGGATACAGATCTG GGACACGGCCGGCCAGGAGCGGTACCAGACCATCACCAAGCAGTACTACCGGCGGGCACAG GGCATCTTCCTGGTGTATGACATCAGCAGCGAGCGCTCCTACCAGCACATCGTGAAGTGGGCCAGCGACGTGGATGAG TACGCGCCCGACGGCGTCCAGAAAATCCTCATCGGGAACAAAGCGGACGAGGAGCACAAGAGGCAAGTGCCCAAAGAGCAAGGGCTGCAG TTGGCCAGGGAATACGGGATGGATTTCTACGAGACCAGTGCCTGCAGCAACCTCAACATCAAGGAG TCCTTCACGCGGCTGAcggagctggtgctgcaggcGCACCgcaaggagctggaggagctgcggGGACCCCCCCGCACCCCCACCCTGGCccggctggaggaggaggagcagcaacCTCTGCAGGGCGAGGACACCCCCAAGACCTGCTGGTGTTGA